One window from the genome of Treponema sp. OMZ 838 encodes:
- the aspS gene encoding aspartate--tRNA ligase — MKRTVTCGELQKSDAGKTVVLNGWVHRKRDHGGISFINLRDRYGLTQVVVDDDASAELKETAAGLKMEYCIAVEGMVRERPDSMVNTEMTTGHIEVKAQRIVVLSKSAVLPFQIDEKTNANEDLRLKYRYLDLRSQTMQDHLILRSKVTFAVREFLTARNFLEIETPTFIKSTPEGARDYLVPSRLYPGKFYALPQSPQLYKQILMVSGFDRYFQIARCYRDEDARGDRQPEFTQIDIEMSFVSRDDVLDVTENMFRTVFKKTIDADLAQSFPRISYDDAIDLYGTDKPDIRFEMKMQDAAWMAECTEFAVFKDAVAAGGAVKALVVKGQAQNYSRKKIEELEAAAKIYKAKGLAWTKVAGGAFEGGIAKYCAGAEAQICKKLNAQDGDLLLFVADAKYKTACTALGAVRSKLGKDLNLLDPKVFAFLWVIDFPLFEWNEDEQKWDPAHHMFSAPQERYLDTLEQNPGEVKGDLYDLVLNGYEVASGSIRIHNPELQKRIFNIVGFNPADAEKKFGFLTEAFKYGAPPHGGIAPGLDRIVMLMAGETSIKEVIAFPKNTFAVSPMDESPSEVDEKQLAELHLSIRE; from the coding sequence ATGAAACGGACAGTTACCTGCGGAGAGCTGCAAAAAAGCGACGCCGGTAAAACAGTAGTATTAAACGGATGGGTGCACCGCAAGCGCGACCACGGCGGTATCTCTTTTATAAACTTACGCGACCGCTACGGGCTGACACAGGTGGTTGTCGATGACGATGCAAGTGCTGAGCTGAAGGAAACCGCAGCCGGTTTGAAGATGGAGTATTGTATTGCCGTTGAAGGTATGGTGCGGGAACGTCCCGATTCCATGGTCAATACCGAAATGACAACCGGACATATCGAGGTGAAGGCGCAGCGCATTGTCGTGCTGTCGAAAAGCGCTGTACTGCCCTTCCAGATTGACGAAAAAACCAACGCCAACGAAGACCTCCGGCTCAAGTACCGCTACCTTGACCTGCGTTCCCAGACAATGCAGGATCACCTGATACTGCGCTCAAAGGTTACATTCGCCGTGCGGGAGTTTCTCACAGCAAGAAACTTCTTGGAAATTGAAACGCCGACCTTTATTAAATCGACGCCGGAGGGCGCGCGCGACTATTTGGTGCCCTCCCGCCTCTATCCGGGCAAGTTCTATGCGCTGCCGCAGTCCCCGCAGCTGTACAAGCAGATACTGATGGTCTCCGGCTTTGACCGCTATTTTCAGATTGCCCGCTGCTACCGTGATGAAGACGCGCGCGGCGACCGCCAGCCTGAGTTCACCCAAATCGATATTGAAATGAGCTTTGTTTCCCGTGATGACGTGCTCGATGTTACCGAAAATATGTTCCGCACGGTGTTCAAAAAGACGATCGATGCGGATTTGGCGCAATCCTTCCCGCGGATCAGCTATGACGATGCCATCGACCTGTACGGCACGGACAAACCCGATATCCGCTTTGAGATGAAGATGCAGGATGCCGCATGGATGGCTGAATGCACCGAGTTTGCTGTGTTCAAAGATGCAGTCGCCGCCGGAGGAGCTGTCAAGGCGCTTGTAGTGAAAGGACAGGCACAAAACTACAGCCGCAAAAAGATTGAAGAGCTTGAAGCTGCGGCAAAAATCTACAAGGCAAAGGGGCTTGCATGGACAAAAGTTGCAGGCGGCGCATTCGAAGGCGGTATTGCCAAATACTGTGCCGGTGCCGAGGCTCAAATATGCAAAAAGCTGAACGCTCAAGACGGCGACCTTCTCCTCTTTGTTGCTGATGCAAAATATAAAACCGCCTGCACCGCGCTCGGCGCCGTCAGAAGCAAGCTCGGTAAGGATTTAAATCTGCTCGATCCAAAAGTATTCGCCTTTTTGTGGGTTATCGACTTCCCGCTCTTTGAATGGAATGAAGATGAACAAAAATGGGATCCCGCACACCATATGTTCTCCGCGCCGCAGGAACGCTACCTTGATACATTGGAGCAAAACCCCGGCGAGGTAAAGGGAGACCTGTACGACCTTGTACTCAATGGCTACGAAGTCGCTTCCGGCTCAATCAGAATCCACAATCCGGAGCTGCAAAAACGGATATTCAACATTGTCGGCTTTAACCCCGCCGATGCGGAAAAGAAGTTCGGCTTTTTAACGGAAGCGTTCAAATACGGAGCGCCGCCCCACGGAGGTATTGCACCCGGTCTTGACCGCATCGTAATGCTGATGGCAGGCGAAACCTCAATTAAAGAAGTGATCGCCTTCCCCAAAAACACCTTTGCCGTCAGCCCCATGGACGAAAGCCCCAGCGAGGTTGACGAAAAGCAGCTTGCCGAACTGCACTTGAGCATTCGGGAATAA
- a CDS encoding amino acid--tRNA ligase-related protein: MDIEALEFRAACLQAARNFFITHGYLELDTPALAPALIPESCLEVFRTEYLKPFKTGEEAAVPLFLVPSPEVFIKPVIAAHGRSVFQLSKCYRNCESVGHIHNPEFTMLEYYTMQANYRDSVTLTEAFLQTMAQAVAGLPLAAPELGAVLSKPFLQLTMDEAFKRFAGFSLAEAETPELAFHAEQLGLGDRAQYEDWAWDDLYELLLVHCIEPQLPPDVPVALLDYPARVPCLAQERSEQRTAADGRTYIWKTKERWEVYVRGVELANCYTEARDAGEINRSFTDETAIKNATARVPHPVPENFGGICARMPPCSGVAMGFDRLIMLLGGKKTLEPFLYDGFSRL, from the coding sequence GTGGACATCGAAGCGCTTGAATTCCGTGCGGCTTGTTTGCAGGCCGCGCGGAATTTTTTTATTACACATGGATATCTGGAGCTGGACACTCCGGCGCTTGCTCCGGCGCTCATCCCCGAAAGCTGTCTCGAAGTGTTCCGCACAGAATACCTCAAACCCTTTAAGACCGGCGAAGAAGCGGCAGTCCCGCTCTTTCTTGTCCCCTCCCCGGAAGTATTCATCAAGCCGGTTATTGCCGCGCACGGCCGCTCGGTGTTTCAGCTTTCCAAATGTTACCGCAACTGCGAATCAGTCGGGCATATTCACAACCCCGAATTTACCATGCTGGAATACTACACCATGCAGGCGAATTACCGCGATTCCGTCACGCTTACCGAAGCTTTTCTACAGACTATGGCGCAGGCAGTTGCGGGACTGCCGCTTGCCGCCCCCGAATTGGGTGCGGTGCTTTCCAAACCGTTTTTGCAGCTGACTATGGACGAAGCCTTTAAACGATTCGCCGGTTTTTCCCTTGCCGAAGCGGAAACACCGGAGCTTGCCTTTCATGCGGAACAGCTCGGCCTCGGCGACAGGGCGCAATATGAAGACTGGGCGTGGGATGATTTATACGAGCTGCTCTTGGTGCACTGCATCGAACCGCAGCTTCCGCCCGATGTGCCGGTTGCGCTGCTGGACTATCCCGCCCGGGTACCCTGCCTTGCACAGGAACGGTCGGAACAGCGTACAGCCGCGGACGGACGGACATATATATGGAAGACAAAAGAGCGGTGGGAAGTGTATGTACGCGGAGTAGAGCTCGCAAACTGCTATACCGAAGCGCGGGATGCGGGAGAAATCAACCGCTCTTTTACGGACGAGACTGCGATCAAAAATGCAACGGCGCGGGTTCCGCATCCCGTACCGGAGAACTTCGGCGGGATCTGCGCCCGTATGCCCCCATGTTCGGGCGTCGCGATGGGTTTTGACCGCTTAATCATGCTGCTCGGCGGCAAAAAAACGCTCGAACCGTTTTTATACGATGGATTTTCTCGTCTATGA
- a CDS encoding type II toxin-antitoxin system PemK/MazF family toxin produces the protein MTHGEIWTIDFGQPVGSLPSKIRPAVIMQNDLLGIKDLNTVVVIPFTSNLNRADFEPNILIEKEETGLSKDSVAVIHLIGAVNKFCLEKKVSRLSEENYQKLVEAVVKLVANE, from the coding sequence ATGACACATGGTGAGATATGGACAATTGATTTTGGGCAACCGGTAGGCAGCTTGCCGTCAAAAATACGTCCTGCCGTCATAATGCAAAATGATTTGCTTGGAATAAAAGATCTGAATACAGTTGTGGTAATTCCTTTTACTTCGAATCTAAACCGAGCAGATTTTGAGCCTAATATTCTTATTGAAAAAGAGGAAACTGGGCTTTCGAAAGATTCGGTCGCAGTAATTCATCTTATTGGTGCGGTAAATAAATTTTGCCTTGAAAAGAAGGTGTCAAGACTTTCCGAAGAAAATTATCAGAAGCTTGTGGAAGCTGTGGTAAAATTGGTTGCAAATGAGTAA
- a CDS encoding acetate kinase, translating to MVILTLNCGSSSVKYQVYDWDNKSVLASGVVERVTQPGSVITHEAKGKDKYVLESPCPTHTHAVELIIKTLTDSSVGVITDMNVIKAVGHRVTHGGDKFIKSVIVTPEIINTFREVQDLGPLHNPANIMGIEAAQKVLPNVPHCAVIDTAWHQTMPETSFMYAIPHEWYEKYSARRYGFHGTSFLYTAKRAAVILGKKPEDTNIVIAHIGNGASMCCVKQGKCFDTSMGLTPLEGLVMGTRSGDCDPALPFYIMRKTGMTPAEMDTALNKKSGLFGVTGQYVDRRDVSKAMEEGDKRARLAFNMEVYRLQKYFGAYIAALGQKPDAIVFTAGVGEFGFDTRLAVCEGLTHLGIKIDPKKNALARTRNAETCISADDSPVKIFVIPTDEELVMTEDAYALMKGTYDVHTKFTYSFQSPDYVNKARAEGLKKDLEKKPELANIVVKIPGAR from the coding sequence ATGGTTATTTTGACATTGAACTGCGGCAGTTCTTCGGTAAAGTATCAGGTGTATGATTGGGACAACAAAAGTGTCCTTGCATCGGGTGTTGTAGAACGGGTAACTCAGCCCGGCAGCGTTATTACCCACGAGGCAAAGGGAAAAGACAAGTATGTGCTGGAAAGCCCCTGTCCCACCCATACCCATGCGGTTGAACTCATTATCAAGACCCTAACGGATTCGTCCGTAGGTGTTATCACCGACATGAATGTGATTAAGGCTGTCGGCCACCGCGTAACCCACGGCGGAGATAAATTTATCAAGTCGGTTATCGTAACCCCCGAAATCATCAACACATTCCGCGAAGTGCAGGATTTAGGACCGCTGCACAATCCCGCCAATATTATGGGTATCGAAGCTGCTCAGAAAGTACTGCCGAATGTTCCGCACTGTGCGGTTATCGACACGGCGTGGCATCAGACGATGCCCGAAACAAGCTTTATGTACGCCATTCCCCACGAATGGTACGAAAAATATTCCGCCCGCCGTTACGGCTTCCACGGCACCAGCTTTCTCTACACGGCAAAGCGAGCTGCCGTCATCCTCGGGAAAAAGCCGGAGGATACCAATATCGTCATCGCGCATATCGGGAACGGCGCTTCGATGTGCTGCGTCAAGCAGGGCAAGTGCTTCGATACCTCGATGGGACTGACCCCATTGGAAGGCTTGGTCATGGGTACCCGATCCGGCGACTGCGATCCCGCCCTTCCCTTCTATATTATGCGGAAAACCGGCATGACACCGGCGGAAATGGATACTGCCTTGAACAAAAAATCAGGACTTTTCGGCGTTACCGGACAATATGTTGACCGCCGCGATGTTTCTAAGGCGATGGAAGAAGGCGATAAACGGGCACGGCTTGCCTTTAATATGGAAGTATATCGCTTGCAAAAATACTTCGGCGCCTATATCGCCGCGCTTGGTCAAAAACCGGATGCAATTGTCTTCACCGCCGGCGTTGGAGAATTCGGCTTCGACACCCGGCTCGCCGTCTGCGAAGGCTTAACTCACCTCGGTATCAAGATTGACCCCAAGAAGAATGCACTTGCCCGTACCCGCAACGCGGAAACCTGCATCAGCGCTGATGACTCGCCGGTAAAGATATTCGTTATCCCCACCGACGAAGAACTCGTTATGACGGAAGACGCATATGCATTGATGAAGGGAACCTACGACGTGCATACCAAGTTCACCTATTCATTCCAGTCGCCCGACTATGTCAACAAAGCTCGCGCGGAAGGCCTAAAAAAAGACCTCGAAAAGAAACCGGAACTTGCAAACATCGTCGTAAAGATTCCCGGCGCACGGTAA
- a CDS encoding GNAT family N-acetyltransferase: MYIKKLIGTQCYLSPLNIEDAEQYTVWLNDMEVTENLQLVSSIIPVDGERELLKKLAQDHNYGIIDKKTNELIGNVGFIDINHLHRTAEIGIFIGNKSYWGKGYGREALSLLLDYAFKKLNLHNILLRVYDFNRRAVACYEKVGFKKIGEIRDGLIRNMEYHNIILMDILPADFYETNPQYK, encoded by the coding sequence ATGTACATAAAAAAATTGATAGGCACTCAATGCTATCTTTCGCCACTCAATATCGAAGATGCCGAACAATATACCGTTTGGCTGAACGATATGGAAGTGACCGAAAATCTGCAATTAGTTTCATCGATTATTCCTGTCGATGGAGAAAGGGAGCTTCTAAAAAAACTCGCTCAAGATCACAATTACGGTATCATCGACAAAAAGACTAATGAGCTGATCGGCAATGTCGGCTTTATCGACATCAATCACCTTCACCGGACGGCGGAAATCGGTATCTTCATCGGCAATAAGAGCTATTGGGGTAAGGGATACGGGCGAGAAGCACTGTCGCTGCTGCTGGATTACGCTTTTAAAAAGCTTAACCTGCATAATATTCTGTTACGAGTATATGACTTTAATCGGCGTGCCGTTGCCTGCTACGAAAAGGTCGGCTTTAAAAAAATCGGAGAAATCCGCGACGGTTTAATCCGAAATATGGAATACCACAATATCATCCTGATGGATATTCTACCCGCAGATTTTTACGAAACAAATCCTCAGTATAAGTAA
- the pflA gene encoding pyruvate formate-lyase-activating protein, whose product MAYIHSYETFGTVDGPGLRFVVFLQGCPMRCKYCHNCDTWERKDARILDTAEETFERIRRYKHYYLFAGGVTVTGGEPLGQPEYVKNLFELCKKDSLHTAVDTSGYFLNDKVKAALEYTDLVLLDIKSIDEEQHQELTGAPLSRVLAFLDYLTSINKPVWLRHVIVPGITYNTALLEKLADFIKPLPNVEKVDLLAYHTLGVFKWKELGKVYPLEGVPPLSAEEYAVAKQIFLDRGLPLTSGAAEK is encoded by the coding sequence ATGGCATATATTCATTCGTATGAAACATTTGGGACGGTAGATGGGCCGGGATTGCGGTTTGTGGTATTTCTGCAAGGGTGTCCGATGCGCTGCAAGTATTGTCATAATTGCGATACGTGGGAGCGAAAGGATGCTCGTATTCTGGATACTGCTGAGGAGACGTTTGAGCGGATCAGACGGTACAAGCACTACTACCTTTTTGCAGGCGGTGTTACGGTAACCGGCGGGGAGCCGCTCGGACAGCCTGAATATGTAAAAAATCTCTTTGAACTGTGCAAAAAAGATTCACTGCATACGGCGGTGGATACATCCGGCTATTTTCTAAACGATAAAGTAAAGGCGGCTTTGGAGTACACCGATCTTGTTCTGCTCGATATAAAATCGATTGATGAAGAGCAGCATCAGGAGCTGACCGGAGCGCCGCTTTCCCGTGTTTTAGCCTTTTTGGATTATCTTACTTCTATTAATAAACCGGTGTGGCTGCGGCATGTGATTGTACCGGGCATTACATATAATACAGCGCTATTAGAAAAGCTAGCCGACTTTATTAAGCCGCTGCCGAATGTGGAAAAAGTTGATCTTCTTGCCTACCACACACTCGGTGTATTTAAATGGAAAGAACTCGGCAAGGTCTATCCGCTGGAAGGCGTGCCGCCGCTTTCGGCTGAAGAGTATGCAGTTGCAAAGCAGATTTTTCTTGACCGCGGTTTACCGCTTACATCGGGTGCGGCAGAGAAATAG